A single genomic interval of halophilic archaeon DL31 harbors:
- a CDS encoding Mov34/MPN/PAD-1 family protein (PFAM: Mov34/MPN/PAD-1~KEGG: hbo:Hbor_21950 proteasome rpn11 subunit jamm motif protein), with product MGLFRQGEVVGIAEDAISFALEASRETHPNEYMGFLRGARAEDVGVDPAGLRSADSGDDTEALVVTEVLVIPGTESNPVSATVRTSMVPNDFSAVGSVHSHPNGVLEPSQADLATFGKGQVHIIIGYPYERGDWVALDREGKRRTLPVVDADTDDPEDFFDFDQSDIDAELGLDGGEL from the coding sequence ATGGGACTGTTCCGGCAGGGCGAGGTCGTTGGCATCGCCGAGGACGCCATCTCGTTCGCCCTCGAAGCCTCCCGCGAGACGCATCCGAACGAGTATATGGGGTTCCTGCGCGGAGCGCGCGCTGAAGATGTTGGTGTCGACCCGGCTGGGCTCCGCTCGGCCGATTCCGGCGACGACACCGAGGCGCTGGTGGTCACAGAAGTCCTCGTCATCCCCGGCACGGAATCGAACCCTGTGAGTGCGACAGTTCGAACGAGCATGGTTCCCAACGATTTCTCGGCGGTGGGATCAGTCCACTCACACCCGAACGGAGTGCTCGAACCCTCACAGGCCGACCTCGCGACGTTCGGGAAGGGCCAGGTCCACATCATCATCGGCTACCCTTACGAGCGCGGCGACTGGGTCGCACTCGACCGGGAGGGCAAACGACGCACACTCCCGGTCGTTGACGCCGACACCGACGACCCCGAGGATTTCTTCGACTTCGACCAGAGCGACATCGACGCCGAACTCGGTCTCGACGGTGGCGAGCTATGA
- a CDS encoding cytidyltransferase-related domain protein (KEGG: hla:Hlac_2406 cytidyltransferase-related domain protein~TIGRFAM: Cytidyltransferase-related~PFAM: Cytidylyltransferase), which produces MTGNEEATTRAVAQGTFDLLHPGHVHYLREAATFADELHVIVARRANVTHKEPPILPDHQRREVVGAIDTVDEAHLGHESDIFVPIERIEPQVIVLGYDQHHEEESVAAALEERGIDCRVERAGPRETEGEGELLSTGDIIQRVLEQRG; this is translated from the coding sequence ATGACTGGGAACGAAGAGGCCACGACGCGCGCTGTTGCACAGGGGACGTTCGACCTGCTCCACCCAGGCCACGTCCACTATCTCCGTGAGGCGGCGACGTTCGCGGACGAACTCCACGTCATCGTCGCCCGACGGGCCAACGTCACGCACAAGGAGCCGCCTATCCTGCCCGATCACCAGCGCCGCGAGGTCGTCGGGGCCATCGACACCGTCGACGAGGCCCACTTGGGTCACGAGTCGGATATCTTCGTCCCCATCGAACGCATCGAACCTCAGGTAATCGTGCTCGGCTACGACCAGCACCACGAGGAAGAATCGGTCGCGGCGGCGCTCGAGGAACGAGGTATCGACTGCCGCGTGGAGCGTGCCGGGCCACGTGAGACAGAAGGCGAGGGTGAACTGCTCTCGACGGGCGACATCATCCAGCGCGTGCTGGAGCAGCGCGGATAG
- a CDS encoding Protoheme IX farnesyltransferase (TIGRFAM: Protohaem IX farnesyltransferase~HAMAP: Protohaem IX farnesyltransferase~KEGG: hvo:HVO_1013 heme synthase~PFAM: UbiA prenyltransferase) codes for MTTDRQFTGLLAATAMGVYLLVAVGATTAITDAAAACQAWPACGNGFELPTSADGWFALGHRLAAAVVGLLLVAATVEAFRRDESTRVKGSLAAALVLYPLQVAVGAVVATTAATTSVSGLHLGVGVAIFSGVLAALAWTLEAATGEDDEPADPLADELPPIEDAPSTELPEPGWPRAKAKLAAYARLTKPRLMWLLCLVASAAMALAGGSGLTVSVLARTLAGGALAIGASGTFNHVLERDVDRRMQRTSDRPLAVDLVPVRNAIAFGLTLAAISIALFASINLLVAVLGLVAILFYSVVYTLLLKPNTVQNTVIGGAAGALPALIGWAAVTGEVGWGGLGLATVVFLWTPAHFYNLALAYKDDYEAGGFPMMPVVRGETTTRRHIIWYLGATLAAAAALATAARLDWLFVLTGVLLGGVFLWAVVRLHYERTESAAFRAFHASNAYLGGILLAIVVDALAI; via the coding sequence ATGACCACCGACCGGCAGTTCACCGGTCTGCTCGCTGCCACCGCGATGGGTGTCTACCTCCTGGTCGCGGTCGGCGCCACGACGGCCATCACCGATGCTGCTGCTGCCTGTCAGGCCTGGCCAGCCTGTGGGAACGGCTTCGAACTGCCGACCTCCGCCGACGGCTGGTTCGCGCTCGGCCACCGCCTCGCTGCGGCCGTCGTCGGCCTGCTGCTCGTCGCCGCAACGGTCGAGGCATTCCGTCGCGACGAGTCCACTCGCGTGAAGGGATCGCTCGCTGCAGCCCTCGTACTCTACCCGCTCCAGGTCGCCGTCGGCGCCGTCGTGGCGACGACAGCGGCCACCACCTCCGTCTCCGGGCTTCATCTCGGCGTCGGCGTCGCCATCTTCAGCGGCGTGCTCGCTGCACTGGCGTGGACACTCGAAGCCGCCACCGGCGAGGACGACGAACCCGCTGATCCACTGGCCGACGAACTCCCACCCATCGAGGATGCTCCCTCGACGGAACTCCCCGAACCGGGCTGGCCACGGGCGAAGGCCAAACTGGCCGCCTACGCTCGGCTGACAAAGCCCCGGCTGATGTGGCTGCTCTGTCTCGTTGCCTCAGCGGCAATGGCGCTGGCCGGCGGCAGCGGTCTGACCGTCTCCGTGCTCGCCCGAACGCTCGCTGGCGGCGCCCTTGCCATCGGCGCCTCCGGGACGTTCAACCACGTCCTCGAACGTGACGTGGACCGCCGAATGCAGCGCACCAGTGACCGCCCGCTTGCTGTCGACCTCGTCCCCGTCCGCAACGCAATCGCGTTCGGCCTCACGCTCGCGGCCATCTCCATCGCGCTCTTTGCCTCTATCAACCTGCTTGTAGCCGTGCTGGGGCTCGTCGCCATCCTGTTCTACAGTGTGGTTTACACGCTGCTTCTCAAACCCAACACTGTCCAGAACACCGTTATCGGCGGCGCTGCAGGGGCACTCCCGGCGCTCATCGGCTGGGCTGCGGTGACTGGTGAGGTTGGCTGGGGCGGCCTCGGTCTCGCGACGGTCGTGTTCCTCTGGACCCCCGCGCACTTCTACAACCTCGCGCTGGCGTACAAGGACGACTACGAGGCCGGCGGCTTCCCCATGATGCCGGTCGTCCGCGGCGAGACAACGACCCGACGGCACATCATCTGGTATCTCGGTGCGACCCTGGCTGCCGCGGCGGCGTTGGCAACGGCCGCCCGTCTTGACTGGCTATTCGTCCTCACTGGCGTCCTGCTGGGCGGGGTGTTCCTCTGGGCCGTCGTCCGACTCCACTACGAGCGGACAGAGTCGGCAGCGTTCCGCGCGTTCCACGCCTCTAACGCCTACCTGGGCGGGATATTGCTCGCCATCGTCGTCGACGCACTGGCGATCTGA
- a CDS encoding hypothetical protein (KEGG: hvo:HVO_1012 hypothetical protein): MAVSQFTDRFRAVDSRLLVGIVGLLYLEVMALTGYWLFSGVTVTDPRYALYGLLWVNVALWVFYRTDLPSASRTTTRRALAVAAGYFGLLAYTGGMIGPGIESSYTAGLAVLWLPPGWGPALAYQGELVRFLLMPARVLGYLALALLVYVTVVDAAASAVSGVLGLLSCVSCTWPVLASISTAIFGGGSFAVAATQSYAYGLSTAVFLLTVLLLSWRPGFGGANSVARLLRRE, translated from the coding sequence ATGGCCGTCTCCCAGTTCACTGACCGGTTCCGTGCGGTCGACTCGCGCCTGCTCGTGGGTATCGTGGGACTGCTCTATCTCGAGGTGATGGCACTCACCGGCTACTGGCTCTTCTCGGGTGTGACGGTCACGGATCCACGCTACGCGCTCTACGGCCTGCTCTGGGTCAACGTCGCGCTCTGGGTGTTCTACCGGACGGACCTACCGAGTGCGAGCCGAACCACGACTCGCCGGGCCCTCGCCGTCGCAGCCGGCTACTTCGGGTTGCTGGCCTACACTGGCGGGATGATTGGCCCCGGCATCGAAAGCAGTTACACTGCCGGGCTCGCAGTGCTCTGGCTCCCGCCCGGGTGGGGGCCAGCCCTCGCCTATCAGGGCGAGCTCGTCCGATTCCTGTTGATGCCCGCCCGCGTCCTCGGCTATCTCGCGCTCGCGCTGCTGGTGTACGTCACGGTCGTCGATGCGGCTGCCTCGGCTGTGTCAGGGGTCCTGGGGCTGCTCTCCTGTGTCTCCTGTACGTGGCCGGTGTTGGCCTCGATTTCGACAGCCATCTTCGGCGGCGGCTCCTTCGCCGTCGCGGCCACACAGAGCTACGCCTACGGACTCTCAACGGCGGTGTTCCTCCTGACGGTGCTCCTGCTCTCTTGGCGACCAGGGTTCGGTGGCGCGAACTCCGTCGCGCGACTCCTGCGCCGGGAGTGA
- a CDS encoding hypothetical protein (TIGRFAM: SelT/selW/selH selenoprotein~KEGG: hla:Hlac_2408 conserved hypothetical selenoprotein), with amino-acid sequence MTNVEIEYCVPCGMLPRAQELQEAILEEFGERVDSVALITGEAGVFTVSADGELIFDKEDEAFDQDEIVDRVSERIGAAA; translated from the coding sequence ATGACGAACGTAGAAATCGAGTACTGCGTCCCCTGCGGGATGCTACCGCGCGCACAGGAGCTTCAGGAAGCCATTCTCGAGGAGTTTGGCGAGCGCGTCGACAGCGTGGCCCTCATCACGGGTGAGGCGGGTGTGTTTACAGTGAGCGCAGACGGCGAACTCATCTTCGACAAAGAGGATGAGGCGTTCGACCAGGACGAAATCGTCGACCGCGTGAGCGAGCGCATCGGCGCGGCGGCCTGA
- a CDS encoding transcriptional regulator, HxlR family (PFAM: Helix-turn-helix, HxlR type~KEGG: hbo:Hbor_09860 transcriptional regulator) — protein sequence MSTDIEETSKAAESHSDEVCTVVDSVEQIGSQWRLVVLHDLQEGEKRFNELKRSTEANARTLSRVLDDLQDTGFVARRLEEDAPVATYYSLTEKGRSLGPVFGEIEDWANEWLDSCQA from the coding sequence ATGTCTACCGATATCGAGGAGACCTCCAAGGCCGCCGAGAGCCACAGCGACGAAGTCTGTACCGTGGTCGACTCCGTCGAACAGATCGGCTCCCAGTGGCGGCTGGTCGTGCTGCACGACCTCCAGGAGGGAGAAAAGCGCTTCAACGAACTCAAGCGCTCGACCGAGGCGAACGCACGCACCCTCTCGCGCGTGCTCGACGACCTGCAGGATACTGGGTTCGTCGCCCGACGACTCGAGGAGGACGCCCCGGTCGCAACCTACTACTCCCTGACTGAGAAGGGTCGTTCGCTCGGCCCCGTCTTCGGGGAGATCGAAGACTGGGCTAACGAGTGGCTCGATAGCTGCCAGGCCTGA